The Acetomicrobium flavidum genome window below encodes:
- a CDS encoding YerC/YecD family TrpR-related protein produces MAEKWKDRLTDQLCKAFLVLKNVDEIYNFLEDVATIGEIRALAQRLEVARLLEEGYTYPQIAQQTGASTATISRVKKFLEYGADGYKMVLERLKTFEGESRPE; encoded by the coding sequence ATGGCTGAGAAGTGGAAAGATCGTCTAACCGACCAGCTGTGCAAGGCCTTTTTAGTCCTAAAAAACGTCGATGAGATTTACAACTTCTTGGAGGATGTGGCAACGATCGGTGAAATTAGAGCCCTCGCTCAGAGGTTGGAGGTAGCCAGGCTGCTCGAAGAGGGATATACCTATCCTCAGATAGCACAGCAAACTGGTGCTAGCACAGCGACGATAAGCCGCGTCAAGAAGTTTCTCGAGTATGGCGCAGATGGCTACAAAATGGTACTTGAGAGGCTTAAAACGTTTGAGGGCGAGTCGAGACCTGAGTAA
- a CDS encoding lipid-binding SYLF domain-containing protein: MAIGRKMKFKAFTTLLLVILALCLFQSGASAKTPEQRIKLSTQLLQEMGRQSDVEGLTDLLGDCVGVAIFPNVTKAGFIFGAEYGEGLLLRRDPNSTRWYGPSFMNIGGVSVGLQIGVQSTGLILVIMDEAGLNAFRKEHVSLGADVSVAAGPVGRRAGAATNSVYSYSLAKGAFAGVSLGGGSVDIDENANMAYWGKKISPSEALQKRAVKSEVKPLVNELNSLIAKAKKK, from the coding sequence ATGGCCATAGGGAGAAAGATGAAATTCAAAGCCTTCACCACATTATTGTTGGTCATTCTTGCTCTATGCCTCTTTCAATCCGGTGCTTCTGCTAAAACCCCAGAACAAAGGATTAAGCTATCGACGCAATTGTTGCAGGAAATGGGCAGGCAGAGCGATGTAGAAGGCTTAACCGATCTACTGGGAGATTGTGTTGGAGTTGCTATTTTCCCCAACGTAACAAAGGCGGGTTTCATATTTGGTGCCGAGTATGGCGAAGGCTTATTGCTTCGCAGAGACCCAAACTCTACGCGATGGTATGGACCTTCTTTCATGAACATAGGAGGAGTATCTGTAGGCCTTCAAATAGGTGTTCAGTCTACAGGCCTCATTCTGGTCATAATGGATGAAGCGGGGTTAAATGCCTTTAGAAAAGAACACGTAAGTTTGGGGGCTGACGTTTCGGTAGCAGCAGGCCCCGTGGGACGCAGGGCCGGGGCAGCCACAAACTCCGTTTACAGCTATTCACTGGCGAAAGGAGCTTTTGCCGGGGTCTCTTTGGGTGGCGGCAGCGTGGATATCGACGAAAATGCAAACATGGCTTATTGGGGTAAAAAAATATCGCCTTCCGAAGCTTTGCAGAAAAGAGCAGTCAAAAGTGAGGTAAAACCTTTAGTTAACGAGTTGAATTCACTTATTGCAAAGGCTAAGAAAAAATAA
- the tilS gene encoding tRNA lysidine(34) synthetase TilS, with the protein MEKVNTSKCIPKWIMDNYYPKFKAVGIRQGWWNSSGPIVAGVSGGPDSVALLWLLVNLWRGKVIVAHFEHGIRGEDSLEDAAFVRGLATELRCPFLMESVPVPKCRQRGESVEEAARRLRYAFLEQVREKYGASCIAVGHHKDDLVETVLFNVIRGTGIRGVRGIPEKRGYIVRPLIEFFRSEIIELLKGLGMAWREDSTNIDIDYTRNKIRLQLIPLLESEYNPKIKEHIASLSRQACDITDRLERDASSINEVLRRNPLPYAMATWDRKILQSVNLPPHLLAECIRKQQRDLGLTTLSGNRTELLVGLIRERLNWRFQWEKRIEVCADRDFISWVDWDIETRSPSVSIDLRSQPSGELFWNGWEFHWNMSDRTDMPKFGMYQCCVSICDEMDLPLQIVSIKEAHRLIDDFFDPVPWWSKQVWPIFILSCKMWWIPLYGGSCKVRDADRSLKRVRIKAEYKKSERM; encoded by the coding sequence ATGGAAAAAGTGAATACCTCAAAATGCATCCCCAAGTGGATCATGGATAATTACTATCCCAAGTTTAAGGCCGTCGGCATTCGTCAGGGTTGGTGGAACAGCAGTGGTCCAATTGTAGCCGGTGTCTCAGGGGGACCAGATTCTGTCGCACTGCTTTGGCTGTTGGTCAATTTGTGGCGCGGTAAGGTGATCGTTGCCCATTTCGAACATGGCATAAGAGGAGAGGATTCCTTAGAGGATGCTGCTTTTGTTCGTGGTCTGGCAACTGAATTGAGATGCCCTTTCCTGATGGAAAGCGTTCCTGTGCCAAAATGTCGGCAAAGGGGGGAGAGCGTCGAAGAAGCTGCTCGCAGGCTGCGCTATGCCTTTTTGGAACAAGTCAGAGAAAAATATGGCGCCTCTTGCATAGCCGTAGGTCATCATAAGGATGACTTGGTCGAGACCGTTCTCTTCAACGTAATAAGAGGAACGGGGATAAGGGGAGTTCGCGGCATACCAGAGAAGAGAGGATACATCGTAAGGCCATTGATAGAGTTTTTCAGATCGGAAATTATCGAGCTATTAAAGGGATTAGGAATGGCCTGGCGAGAGGACTCTACCAACATAGATATTGACTACACCAGAAACAAAATACGCTTACAATTGATTCCCCTGCTCGAAAGTGAATACAACCCAAAAATCAAGGAACATATCGCCTCCCTCTCAAGGCAGGCTTGTGATATAACTGATCGGCTGGAAAGGGATGCAAGCTCCATAAACGAGGTATTAAGACGAAATCCGCTGCCCTATGCCATGGCAACCTGGGACAGAAAGATCTTACAGTCAGTCAACCTGCCGCCTCACTTGCTGGCAGAATGCATACGAAAGCAGCAGCGTGACTTAGGCCTAACGACTCTCTCGGGCAATCGAACGGAACTTCTGGTAGGGCTTATAAGGGAAAGGTTAAATTGGAGATTTCAATGGGAAAAGAGGATAGAGGTATGCGCCGATAGGGATTTCATATCATGGGTAGATTGGGATATTGAGACAAGATCGCCAAGCGTCTCTATAGACCTCAGGTCTCAACCCAGCGGAGAGCTTTTTTGGAACGGTTGGGAGTTTCATTGGAACATGTCCGATAGGACAGATATGCCGAAGTTTGGCATGTATCAGTGTTGTGTTTCCATATGTGACGAAATGGATCTTCCCTTGCAAATAGTTTCAATTAAGGAGGCACATCGACTTATAGACGATTTCTTTGATCCTGTACCATGGTGGTCTAAACAAGTATGGCCAATATTCATTTTAAGTTGTAAAATGTGGTGGATACCTTTATATGGTGGAAGTTGTAAAGTCAGGGATGCGGATCGATCGCTGAAAAGGGTCAGGATAAAAGCGGAATACAAGAAAAGCGAAAGGATGTAA
- a CDS encoding pyridoxal phosphate-dependent aminotransferase produces MLRDLTFTLDREFRLDKNENPFELPPSPREEMRKLISGVDLNRYPDPYATKLRGKLSAKLNFPQERIVIGNGGDEILSMLFMAYVKPGDRVLTTYPCFSEYSRLCKIFGAEQHLLPLNFNDNEVTLDIEQLLDAISRVSPKLILLDNPHNPTGMFIDPARLIEVAKLSCCPFVLDEAYVEFASKSSLDVMNEEMPSNLCVLRTLSKAWGLAGLRVGYALCSQRIANDLLEIKSPFNVNVISQEIACTMLEYDEWMKSRVYSIRFLRDKFIEEVNEIESFYAYPSQGNFVLIRTELNKDYVCASLKERGIRVNMLELDIKDYTWMRVSIGKEDELNYVIQTFRSMVRQPNAEFVIA; encoded by the coding sequence ATGTTACGTGATCTTACATTCACATTAGATAGAGAATTCAGATTAGATAAGAACGAAAATCCCTTTGAGCTACCCCCCTCTCCCCGAGAGGAGATGCGAAAGCTGATTTCCGGCGTCGATCTCAATCGCTATCCTGATCCTTATGCCACGAAGCTTAGAGGCAAGTTAAGCGCAAAATTGAATTTTCCCCAAGAGCGTATAGTAATAGGCAACGGCGGCGATGAAATCCTGTCGATGTTGTTCATGGCTTACGTAAAACCTGGGGATAGGGTGCTCACAACCTACCCCTGCTTTTCAGAATATAGCCGCCTTTGTAAGATATTTGGAGCCGAACAACATCTTTTGCCATTGAACTTTAACGACAATGAGGTCACTTTGGATATAGAGCAGCTTTTAGATGCAATATCCAGAGTTTCTCCTAAGCTTATCCTGCTCGATAATCCTCATAACCCTACGGGCATGTTTATAGACCCCGCCAGGCTAATAGAAGTAGCTAAGCTCTCGTGCTGTCCCTTTGTCCTGGATGAGGCTTATGTTGAATTTGCTTCTAAATCTTCTTTGGATGTCATGAATGAAGAAATGCCCTCCAATCTATGCGTTTTGAGGACACTTTCAAAGGCATGGGGTCTTGCAGGACTTAGAGTCGGTTATGCCCTATGCTCCCAAAGGATAGCTAATGATCTGCTTGAAATAAAAAGCCCCTTCAACGTCAATGTGATCTCACAGGAGATCGCCTGCACGATGTTAGAATATGATGAGTGGATGAAAAGCAGAGTTTACAGCATCAGATTTTTGCGCGACAAGTTCATAGAAGAGGTTAACGAGATAGAGTCATTTTACGCTTATCCAAGCCAAGGCAATTTCGTGTTAATTCGCACGGAGCTGAATAAAGATTATGTATGCGCTTCTTTGAAAGAGAGAGGCATTAGGGTTAATATGCTTGAATTGGACATAAAGGATTACACTTGGATGCGCGTTTCCATAGGAAAGGAAGACGAGTTGAACTATGTGATTCAAACATTTCGTTCCATGGTGCGACAACCCAATGCTGAATTTGTTATAGCTTAG
- the uvrB gene encoding excinuclease ABC subunit UvrB, which yields MKRREESMEKFELKAPWKPAGDQPQAIDKLVVGLKEGMKYQTLLGVTGSGKTFTIANVIEQVQRPVLVIAHNKTLAAQLYSEFKDFFPNNEVHYFVSYYDYYQPEAYLPAQDIYIEKDASINERIEKLRLATTKALLERRDVIVVASVSCIYGLGKRKSYEEAIFRFSVGDVISRKEFFKRLLDNYYERNDVTLEPGTFRGRGDVVEVYPAYSDTALRISFFDDEIERIEEIDPLWGKSIIQKDHAAIFPAQHYVTTQENIQRALKAIEEELERRVAELQGEGKVLEAQRLLTRTRYDMQMLAEVGYCSGIENYSRHLDGRNPGEPPGTLLDFFPDDFIMVIDESHITVPQIRGMYNGDISRKKTLVEHGFRLPSCLDNRPLRWEEFEEYMKQVIFISATPGDYEISVSSQVVEQLIRPTGILDPEVEVVPARNQLDDLLHRLKECVGANQRVLVNTLTKRSAEDLAEYLAGLGYKVRYIHSELDAFERAELLRDLRIGNIDILVGVNLLREGLDLPEVRLVAILDADREGFLRSSRSIIQMIGRAARHAAGTVVLYADEMTEGIEFAVRETKRRREAQEAFNLKHGVIPKSIVKPIVHLLPEELLDHKLEEADRGMLPRQSEVSLDELERMMWDAVSKLNFEEAARLRDLISDIKGGKITRGTIHNRKRSKTA from the coding sequence ATGAAGCGTCGCGAGGAGAGCATGGAAAAATTTGAGTTAAAGGCGCCCTGGAAGCCAGCAGGCGACCAGCCTCAAGCCATAGATAAACTGGTCGTAGGGTTGAAGGAAGGTATGAAGTATCAAACCCTCCTTGGAGTGACGGGCAGCGGTAAAACCTTTACCATAGCAAACGTAATAGAACAGGTCCAACGTCCCGTATTGGTAATTGCCCATAACAAAACCTTAGCGGCACAGCTTTATAGTGAATTTAAAGACTTTTTTCCGAACAACGAGGTCCATTACTTCGTGAGTTATTATGACTACTATCAGCCCGAAGCTTACCTTCCTGCCCAGGATATCTACATAGAAAAGGACGCATCAATAAATGAGCGCATAGAAAAACTCAGACTGGCCACGACGAAAGCCCTTTTGGAGAGAAGGGACGTTATAGTCGTGGCAAGCGTATCCTGCATATATGGCTTGGGCAAGAGAAAATCCTATGAGGAAGCGATATTTCGGTTCTCCGTGGGAGACGTCATAAGCCGAAAGGAATTTTTCAAGAGATTGCTTGACAACTACTACGAGCGCAACGATGTAACGCTTGAGCCTGGAACTTTTAGAGGACGCGGCGATGTGGTGGAGGTCTATCCGGCGTATAGCGATACGGCGCTACGCATATCCTTTTTCGACGATGAGATAGAGAGAATTGAGGAAATAGACCCCCTATGGGGTAAGTCCATAATACAAAAAGACCATGCCGCCATTTTTCCCGCGCAGCACTACGTAACGACGCAGGAAAATATACAGAGAGCCTTAAAGGCCATCGAAGAAGAGCTTGAGCGGAGAGTTGCAGAGCTTCAAGGTGAAGGCAAGGTCCTAGAAGCACAAAGGTTGCTCACGCGCACGCGGTATGACATGCAGATGCTTGCGGAAGTAGGATACTGCTCAGGTATAGAAAATTACTCACGGCACTTGGACGGGCGAAACCCAGGTGAGCCACCGGGAACGCTTCTGGACTTCTTTCCCGATGATTTTATCATGGTGATAGATGAATCGCACATAACTGTTCCCCAGATAAGGGGAATGTACAATGGCGACATATCGAGAAAAAAGACCCTCGTGGAACACGGATTTAGGCTGCCCTCTTGCCTGGATAACAGGCCCCTTCGATGGGAGGAGTTTGAAGAATACATGAAACAGGTCATCTTCATATCGGCCACTCCCGGGGATTACGAGATCTCGGTATCAAGCCAGGTGGTTGAACAATTGATAAGGCCCACCGGGATATTGGACCCGGAAGTCGAGGTCGTTCCGGCAAGGAATCAATTGGACGATTTGCTTCATCGCCTCAAGGAATGTGTAGGGGCAAACCAAAGGGTCCTGGTAAATACGCTGACAAAGCGTTCAGCGGAGGATTTGGCCGAGTATTTGGCAGGGCTTGGTTATAAGGTAAGATATATTCATTCTGAGCTTGACGCCTTCGAGAGGGCAGAATTGCTGCGCGACCTCAGGATAGGCAACATAGACATATTGGTTGGCGTTAATTTGCTTCGGGAAGGTCTGGACCTCCCTGAAGTTAGATTGGTAGCCATACTTGACGCCGACAGAGAAGGTTTTCTGCGCTCTTCGCGCTCGATCATACAGATGATAGGAAGGGCAGCAAGACATGCGGCAGGTACGGTCGTGCTTTACGCAGACGAGATGACCGAGGGGATAGAGTTCGCAGTAAGAGAGACAAAAAGGCGGAGAGAGGCTCAAGAAGCCTTCAACCTCAAGCATGGAGTAATACCTAAGAGCATAGTAAAACCCATAGTTCACCTACTGCCCGAAGAGCTGCTCGATCATAAGCTCGAAGAAGCCGACAGAGGCATGCTTCCCAGGCAAAGTGAGGTTTCGCTCGATGAGCTGGAACGCATGATGTGGGATGCCGTATCCAAGTTAAATTTCGAGGAGGCAGCAAGGCTTAGAGATCTGATAAGCGATATAAAGGGAGGAAAAATTACCCGTGGAACAATACATAATCGTAAAAGGAGCAAGACAGCATAA
- the hpt gene encoding hypoxanthine phosphoribosyltransferase — protein sequence MSYELNEVLLSEGVIKDRVRELGRQISRDYAGKELIVIGVLKGAVIFLSDLVRCIDNSVKVKIDFLAVSSYGASTKTSGIVRIVKDIDSDIKGCEVLIVEDIMDTGLTLSYLYRLMMERQPRGLRICVLLDKPDRHQAEVNIDYCGFTIPDEFVVGYGLDYAGLWRNLPSIYIVRPSM from the coding sequence ATGTCGTATGAGTTAAACGAAGTCCTGCTTAGCGAAGGTGTAATCAAGGATAGGGTAAGGGAATTGGGACGGCAGATTTCTCGAGATTATGCTGGCAAGGAATTGATCGTGATTGGAGTGCTGAAAGGAGCCGTGATATTTTTATCGGACCTCGTGCGCTGCATAGACAATTCGGTGAAAGTTAAGATTGACTTTTTGGCCGTGTCATCGTATGGTGCATCTACTAAGACCAGCGGTATAGTCAGAATAGTGAAGGACATCGATAGCGACATTAAAGGATGTGAAGTGCTTATAGTCGAGGATATCATGGATACCGGATTGACGCTGTCCTACCTATACAGATTGATGATGGAAAGACAACCTAGGGGACTTAGGATATGCGTGCTCCTCGATAAGCCTGATAGACATCAGGCTGAGGTGAATATAGACTATTGTGGATTTACTATACCCGACGAATTTGTGGTAGGTTACGGGCTTGATTACGCAGGTCTGTGGCGCAACTTGCCGTCCATATATATTGTAAGACCTTCAATGTAG
- the ftsH gene encoding ATP-dependent zinc metalloprotease FtsH, translating into MGKMMKNLGLYLILIVLVVSLVNMFITPMQPTRDVVPLSYSEFLNQVDKGNVTDVTIDGSTITGVLKDGHHFSTYAVGVGDLAKEIAAKGVNVEVKPPQATPWWSGMVSSLFPTLLLIGAWIFILYHMQGGGSKVMSFAKSKAKMFLDNRPKVTFDDVAGCDEAKEELQEVIEFLRNPRKFAALGARVPRGVLLLGHPGTGKTLLARAVAGEADVPFFSISGSDFVEMFVGVGAARVRDLFEQARKYQPCIIFIDEIDAVGRHRGAGLGGGHDEREQTLNQLLVELDGFDTTTGIIVIAATNRPDILDPALLRPGRFDRQIVVDRPDFKGRVAILKVHIRDKKVDPNVNLEVIAKRTPGFVGADLANLVNEAALLAARRNKKLITMDEFEEAIDRVIAGPERKSRVISPKEKRVIALHESGHALVAKLLPNCDPVHKVSIIPRGHQALGYTMQLPEEDRFLISKKELLNQICVLLGGRVTEELKGDDITTGAQNDLERATQIARKMVTEFGMSERLGPVRLGRKQHEIFLGRDIVEDRNYSEEIAYAIDQEVRRIIDDCYELVKDLLIKHEPILDRIAEVLLEKEVLEGEELDALINEQLQAIPQDSGERLPETQSVAAAQSVDKKSPVQLEPRIDPV; encoded by the coding sequence TTGGGTAAAATGATGAAAAACTTAGGGTTATATTTGATATTGATAGTACTAGTGGTGAGCCTGGTAAATATGTTCATCACTCCTATGCAGCCGACTCGTGATGTGGTTCCACTGTCCTACTCGGAATTTCTGAATCAAGTGGACAAAGGCAACGTCACCGATGTCACCATAGATGGATCCACTATTACCGGCGTGCTAAAGGACGGCCATCACTTCAGTACTTATGCTGTAGGCGTTGGCGATTTGGCTAAGGAAATCGCGGCAAAGGGAGTCAACGTCGAAGTTAAGCCACCACAGGCAACGCCTTGGTGGTCTGGTATGGTATCTTCACTCTTTCCCACCCTCCTTCTTATAGGAGCATGGATATTCATCCTTTACCATATGCAGGGTGGCGGCAGCAAGGTGATGTCCTTTGCAAAGAGCAAGGCTAAGATGTTCCTGGACAACAGGCCGAAGGTCACCTTTGACGATGTCGCCGGTTGTGATGAGGCAAAGGAAGAGCTACAGGAAGTCATAGAGTTCCTGCGCAATCCGAGAAAGTTTGCCGCCCTGGGCGCGCGAGTTCCAAGAGGTGTCCTTCTGTTGGGGCACCCTGGAACGGGCAAAACCTTGTTGGCCCGTGCCGTAGCTGGCGAAGCGGATGTGCCTTTCTTCAGCATCAGCGGTTCGGACTTCGTAGAGATGTTTGTCGGCGTGGGGGCTGCCAGGGTGCGCGACCTATTTGAGCAGGCCAGAAAGTATCAACCATGCATCATCTTTATCGACGAGATCGACGCAGTTGGAAGGCATAGGGGCGCCGGCCTGGGGGGCGGACACGATGAAAGGGAGCAAACTTTAAATCAGCTGCTTGTCGAGCTGGACGGCTTTGACACCACAACCGGAATAATAGTCATAGCAGCCACAAACAGGCCGGATATCTTGGATCCCGCTTTGCTGCGACCGGGGCGATTCGATCGGCAAATTGTGGTGGACCGACCAGATTTCAAGGGCAGAGTGGCCATACTTAAGGTGCATATAAGGGACAAAAAGGTCGATCCTAACGTAAACCTTGAGGTCATAGCCAAAAGGACGCCCGGCTTTGTAGGCGCCGACCTTGCCAACCTCGTCAACGAGGCAGCCTTGCTGGCTGCAAGGCGAAACAAAAAGCTCATCACGATGGACGAGTTCGAAGAGGCAATTGATCGAGTCATAGCCGGTCCAGAGCGTAAGAGCAGGGTAATAAGCCCGAAGGAAAAAAGGGTAATCGCCCTGCATGAATCTGGGCATGCCCTGGTGGCCAAGCTCTTGCCGAATTGCGATCCCGTCCATAAGGTCTCCATAATACCTCGCGGGCATCAGGCTTTGGGTTACACCATGCAACTTCCCGAGGAAGATAGGTTCCTAATATCGAAGAAGGAGCTTTTAAACCAGATATGCGTTTTGCTCGGCGGTAGGGTCACCGAGGAACTCAAGGGCGATGACATAACCACAGGGGCTCAAAATGACTTAGAGCGGGCAACTCAAATAGCCAGAAAGATGGTAACTGAATTTGGCATGAGCGAGAGGCTAGGGCCTGTGCGCCTGGGCAGAAAGCAGCACGAGATCTTTCTTGGAAGGGATATAGTGGAGGATCGCAACTACAGCGAAGAGATCGCCTATGCCATAGACCAGGAAGTAAGGCGGATCATCGACGATTGCTACGAGTTGGTCAAGGACTTGCTTATCAAACATGAGCCGATCTTAGATAGGATTGCCGAAGTTTTACTTGAAAAAGAGGTCCTCGAAGGCGAAGAGCTGGATGCCCTCATTAACGAGCAGCTTCAAGCGATACCGCAGGATAGCGGCGAAAGGCTTCCCGAGACACAATCGGTGGCTGCAGCTCAATCTGTGGACAAAAAGTCGCCGGTTCAGTTGGAGCCTAGGATAGATCCGGTTTAA